The genomic stretch AAGGCTTTATTGCCTGTGCGCTCGCCATGGTGCCCACCTGGGCGAGCGCACCGCTGAAGCAGCCGATTTACTTCGGCTTCTCTTATGACGAAGAGATCGGCTGCGTGGGCGCCCCCAGCTTGATAAAGCGCTTTTGTGAGCACTACTCCACCACGGCTCATGTGATTGTCGGCGAGCCCACCAGCATGCAGCCGGTGGTGGCGCAAAAGGGCGCGACCAACCTGCGCACCACCGTGATTGGCCGTGAAGCGCACAGTAGCCAAGTGAATCAAGGCACCTCCGCGATCCACGTGGCCGCAAGGCTGGTGACGTTCATCGAGGACACCATGGCCGCACTGGTGGAAGAGGGACGCGTGGATGAGGCTTTTAACGTGCCGCATACCAGTTTGCATGTGGGTAAAATCAAAGGCGGCACGGCCATCAATATCATGGCGCGGGAGTGCCAGTTCGAGTGGGAGATTCGCCACCTACCCACAGAAACCTTTGAAGAGGTGTACGGGCGCTTTAGCGACTACTGCGCAACGCTCAGTGAGGCGTTAAGTGCTCAGGGCAAAACCGTGGAAATCATCACTGAGCCGTTGAATGTCACGGTGCCAGGGCTGGCCGACCGTGACAATCAGCAAGTATTGCGGCTGGCGCAAGATCACCTTCCTAACGGCTGCTGCCAGCATGCGGTTGCCTATGCGACCGAAGCGGGGCAGTTTCAGGGGCAAGGTCTCCAGGCGATTATTTTAGGGCCGGGCAGTATTGCCCAGGCGCATCAGCCGGATGAGTATATTGAAACGGCGCAGCTCGATGAGTGCAGTGCGTTTATGCAGCGCTTAGGCAGCGCTCTGGAAACGCCATATTCAGGCTAACGCGTTTATTTGCACCCAATAAAAAACACCCGCCAGTGTGATCGGGCGGGTGTTTTCTTGAGACGCTTACGGTCTGGCTGTTAGTGCTGATGCTGCTCTTCGTAAAGCTCGGCTTTCGCATGGCGCATCACATCTTCGCACGCCTGCTGCTGGGCCAGCTGGGTGAGAAGCCGTTGTGTGACCTCAAACCCTTTCCCCAAGCAGGTATCCACTTCGTCACGGCTCACCTGGGGCGAGACGCTGCAGTCGATTTTGATCGTGCGGCCGCCGCCTTCCAGCCGGTCGGCGAGTTCTCTAAGCCGCCACGCGATTCGCTCTTTCCAGTTTGCTGATTCTTCCGCGCCTTCGTTTACGCTAAACGTGCACTGCCATTCCGGTTTGTAAACCTTCATAGGAGAACCTCCACTGCGTTTGGAAAGAATGATCGATCGTGTTGTCGTACTCCGTCTGTCTAAGGATCTTGCTCTGTTACTATACCCAACTCGGGGCCAATACCGAAACAAAACATCTACAGCGCCCGCAAAATGCATAAGCCAGAGCCACAGCTATGACTCACTCACAGCCTGAAAGTTGCCCCTGCGGTAGCGGTCTTCCGTTTAATGGCTGCTGCCAGCCCTACCACCAAGGGGCACTGCCACCCACGCCAGAAGCGCTGATGCGTTCACGTTACGCGGCGTTCGCGTTGAATCAGCGTGACTATCTGCTGGCAACGTGGCACGCCACGACGCGTCCTCATCAGCTACCGCCCGACCCCGATACACAGTGGCTGTCGCTGGTGATTGTCGAGGCGCCTAGCGCACAAGATGACCAGGGAACGGTGCACTTTCGCGCCACGTTTCGCGAGCCCAGTGGCTGGCATGTGTTAGAGGAGGTCTCGCGGTTCGTGAAGGAAGCGGGGCGCTGGTGGTACGTCGACGGTACGCCCAGCGTGGCGCGTTTAAAGCCGGGTCGCAATGCGCCTTGCCCCTGTGGTAGCGGGCGTAAATTAAAGGTATGTTGCAAAGCATAAGCACATCACTGCTAAGTCGTGTGAGGCATGAAACGCCATGATCGTTGGGTCGACTAACGCACTGAAAACCGTACGGCGGCACATGGGCGTTCATCGCCACACGGTCACGTCGCTATTCCTCATGGGGACACTGCTGCTGGCCGCCCTTGTTGGAGTGCCTCAAGCCACCGCCGAGGAGGCGCCCCGCACGAACGCTTTCTCAACATCGGACATCAACTTGGTGGTGCCCTTTGGGCAGGGCGGCGCGACCGATATTCTATTTCGGGTCATTGCCGAGCAAGCGCAGACCTATTTGGGGACGTCGATCATCACGATGAATATGCCGGGCAACGGTGCCACGCTCGGCTCGCAGTTCGTGAAGCAAGCCGCCCCGAATGGCCTCACGCTGTTGGGCAGCCATCAAACCATCGACTTGGCCTATATCGCCGGACTGTCCGACTACTCCCACGATGCGTTTGCCCCCATTGCCCTGCTGACTCGCACCGTGAACATTCCCGCCACCGTGTCCGGCCATACGCTCACCACGGCCAGCGAGATCGCAGCGTTCGTCGAGCAGCATCCCGGTGAGCTGTTGGTGGGCATCATTCCCAACTCGACCGATCACTTCTTTTGGTTGCACTTTTTCGAGCAGACGGACATCTCGCCGGGCGACATCCAGTTCGTGCGCTACCCCGATACGGGGGCTCAGGTCGTGGCGCTACTGGGCGGCGAATTGGACGTGGCCATGCTGAACCTGCCCTCCGCCGGGGGGCTGTTCGCGAGTGGTGCGCTGGTGCCGCTGGGCGTGGCCAGTGACACGCGGCTCGCGGCGCTGCCGGAGGTGCCGACATTGATCGAGCAGGGTATCGCGCTGGTCAATACGACGGATCGCGGCCTTTTTGCGCCGCTGAATACGCCGCCGGAGCGTCTGGAGCGTTTGGCCCAGGCCTTCGAGGAAGCCCTTCAACAGCCTGCGCTGGTGGAATCGCTGCAGCATACCCACGGCTCCCACGTCGATTTCATGCCCCGCGACGCGTATGGCCGCTATCTCGATGCCCAGTACGACCAGCTGCAGCGATTGGCCGATACCATGGCGTTTGAGCGCTAGCCTTGAGGCCATAGAACGCAGAGGAGAGGCCGCGTGCCGCTAAATACTCGTGATCTTGCAGCCGAAACGCTGCTCTTAATCGTCTCGGCCACGCTGCTGCTGATGGGAAGTGCTGGCCTGCTAGTCGGGCTGGTGCTGCCTGAAACACTGCTCGGCCCCCTGCTGGTCCCCGATGCGTCGCTGGCCACGTTTCTGATAGGGGTGAGTTTGCTGGCAACGCTCTGTCAGTTGGCTTGGCTGCGACAACTGAGCGCCGCCGTGCTGGCTGTGCTGCTGCTCTATACGCTGCTACATAACGTGGTGGATGGTGGCGTCGCAACGTCACTGGTGAGTCAGGACGAGCGCATGACCACCCTAGCGGTGCTGATGCTCGGCTGGATGACTGCGTGTCTGTGGGTCGGCGTGGGCAGCCACTGGCGCCGAGTCTGCTGGCGAGCGTCTGGGGTCGGGCTACTGCTGTTCGGCGTTTGGGTGGTGGCGCGGCTATGGATGAGCGATGCAGAAGATCGGCCGCTGTTCAGCTCATCGCCCATTGCGGTGCTGGTCTTCATCGTGCTGCTGGGAGCCGCGCTGCTGGTCGCGGGCTGGCGACATCGCGCCGAGCGGCTGAGCCCTGGTAAGCTCACGGTCATGGTGGGGTTGGCGGGCGTGTTGGTGAGTAGTCTCGCGTGGTTACTGCTGAGCATGAACCAGCGTTCGACCATCGAGTTGCAAGCCAGTTATCTGCTGGATAACGTGCAGCTCAACGCGGAGCAGGCCATGTCAGAGCGTCTGCAGCTCATGCACCGTATGGCAGAGCGCCTGGGGAGTTTGCCTGACGAGCAGCGCACGACACTGCTCCAACAAGATGCCCAGAGCTATTTCCGCGATACCCTGAGTTTGAATGCCATCGCCCTGATCGATGCTCAAGGGGGGCTGATTTGGCGCCAGGGGCGTCAGCAGGGGCGCGATGGTTGGTTGGTAGGACAATTAGCCAAACCCAGCGTACAGGCGTGGCTGGCGGTGCCCTTTGATCGTCCGCGGCTGCTGATGCCCGATAGCGAGCAGCGCAGCATGATGCTGATGGCGCTTCCTGTGCCCAACCGAGCGCAGCAGCTGCTGGCGGCCATCGATTTGAGCGCGCTGCTCAACCATGAGTTAAGCCTGGCGCTGGGGCCGTTTCAGGTAGGCGTGAGCCGAGGCGAACAGCTGCTGATGATGTTGCACCCCTCGGGCTTCGCCGTGGAAGGCGTAGAATCCCCCGTGAACGCCTTGGCCAACCGGCTCACTGGCTTGCCTGGCGGCGTGAACTTAATGCTGACCGCGTATCCTGGGCAGCATCATAATTGGTACCTCTTGGGGGTGATGCCCATCAGTGTGGCCATGGGCGGCTTGGTGATGAGCTGGCTGCTGGCCTTTAGCGTGGGCGTCGTAGGGGCTACCATTGCCCGTACTCGGGAGCTGGCGGCGGCGCGTCACTCGTTGGAAGAGAACGAGCAGCGCTACCGCTCGCTGTTTGTGCACCACCCCGACGCCGTCTTTTCGCTGGATCAGCGCGGCTATTTCCAAACCGCCAATACCACCTGTGCCGATGTGACCGGCTACCCGTTGGACGAGGTCGTGGGGCGGCACTTCACCGATTTCATTGCTCCCCACGAGCGAGAGCGCATCAAAGCGCACTTCACGTATGTGCTTCAGGGAGGCATTAGCCGCTACGAAGTCACCATGACCGACCGGGAGGCCCAGCAACGCATTCTGGATCTGATCAGCCTGCCCGTCACGGTCAACGGGCACATCGAGGGGGTCTACTGTATCGCCCAGGACGTGACCGACAAGCGGCGTCAGCAGACGCGGCTTCGCACCCTGGAGCGCAGCGTGGAAGCGAGCGTCAACGGCGTACTGATCGCGGATGCCCGACAGCCTGACCTGCCCATCATCTACGCTAACCAAGCGTTTAGCACCATGACGGGGTACGCCCAGAGTGACGTGATTGGCCAAAACTGCCGTTTCTTGCAAGGGCCAGAGAGCGATCCCGCCATGGTCACCAAGCTACGGCGCGGGATTCAAGCGCAGCGCGAAACCCATGTCACGCTGTGCAATTACCGTAAGGATGGCACGCCATTCTGGAACGATCTTTATATTGCGCCCGTGCGAGACAGCGAAGGTCAGGTCACGCATTTCGTGGGCGTTCAGCACGATATTTCGCAGCACAAAGCCTATGAAGCGCGGCTGGCTTACCATGCCACCCATGACGACCTGACCCGTCTGCCCAACCGCATGATGTTCGAAGAGACCCTGCATAAGCAGTTTGCCGCCGCCCAAGGCAGCGGTGAGCGGATCAGCGTGCTGTTCGTCGATCTGGACGACTTCAAGCCCATCAATGATACCTTAGGGCATGCGGTAGGCGACCAAGTACTGATCGAAGTAGCCAAGCGGCTGCGGGCCGGGCTACGCCAGGAAGACACGGTCGCCCGCCTGGGGGGCGATGAATTCGTGCTGCTGATTACCAATACGGGCGACGAGCAGCAGGTCATCGAGGTGGTCGAGCGCTTGCTGCCCGCGCTCGCCAAACCCTACTGCCTGGAGGGCCATGAACTGTACCTGACCGCCAGCGTGGGGATTGCCATGAGCCAGCCCGACACGCCGCAGCCGCAAACGCTGATCCAGCAGGCGGACATGGCGATGTACAAGGCCAAGCAGCAGGGACGCAACGCGTACGCCTGGTTCAGTCACGACATCAATGCGCTGGCCAGCGAGCGAGTGAGCCTGCGCAATGACCTGCAAGAAGCGATCGACCACCAAGGCTTCGAGCTTCACTATCAGCCGCTGATGGATCGGCAAGGCAATATTGCCAGCGTGGAGGCGCTGCTGCGCTGGCCGCATCCCAGCAAAGGCTATGTCTCGCCGGCACGCTTCATTCCACTAGCGGAAGCCACCGGGCAGATCATGCCGATCAGCGAGTGGGTGCTGCAACGCGCTTGTCACGACATGCTGGCACTACAGCGCAGCGGCTTGGGCGCACTGCGCGTTGCGGTCAACCTGTCACCGCTACAGTTCCATCGTGACAGCTTCCTGGCCACGCTACGCCAAACCCTGGCCGATACCGGGCTGCCTGCCGAACAGCTCTCCCTGGAACTGACCGAAGGTATTTTGATGGATAACACCGCCTCCGCCATCGAGATTCTACATGCCCTTCGCGGTATGCAGGTCAGCGTCTCCATCGATGACTTTGGCACCGGCTACTCGAGCCTGAGTTATCTGAAGCATCTGCCCATCAGTACGGTGAAAATCGACCGCAGTTTCATTCACGAGCTGACCAACAGCAGCGATGATGCCGCCATCGTTCAAGGCATCATCTCCATGGCTCACCATTTGGGGCTGAGCGTTGTGGCCGAAGGGGTCGAGACCAGCGAGCAGCACCAGCGGCTGTTAAGCTATCACTGCGACGGCTTCCAAGGCTTCGGGTTGGCCAAGCCCATGCCCTTGGCGGAGCTCGAGCGCCTGCTGGCCGCTCAGCGAACGGCCACCACGCCCGTCAACCAATGAGTCATCATGGACAAGAGTTCGCCGCCCCAATGGTATCTCTACCTGCTAGAGTGTCAGCGGGGTACCTATGTGGGTATTACCAACAACCTCGCCAAGCGCTACCGCGCCCATGCGGCGGGTAAAGGCGCGCGTTATACCCGAGCGAATCCGCCGTTAGCCCTGCTCGGCGCGCAGCCGTTTGCCGACCGCGCTGAGGCCAGCCGAGCAGAGTATCGGCTAAAGCAGCAGTCACCCGATCAAAAACGCCGCTGGGCCGCCAAGTGGCCATATACGTATGAAGAGTAAGGAGCCTTGATGCTGACGTTTTTCTCCGAAGGCAGTCGCCGCCGCCAAGCACGCAGCGAGCTGCACGATGGTGCCTTGGTCACGCCCTTCGAGTGCCCGGAACGAATCGATTTGGTGCTGGCAGCCCTGCGCCAAGCGGCCTTGGAGGTGCGCGCGCCCAACGATTACGGCCTAGCGCCCGTGCTGGCGGTTCACGATGCCGAGTACGTCGCGTTCCTGGAAAACTGCTGGCAGGCATGGCAAGCGGCGGGGCATGCGGGGGAAGCAATTCCCAACATTTGGCCTGCACGAACGATGCGCGGCGACCGCATTCCCCAATCGGTGAGCGGCCAGTTGGGCTACTACGCCCTGGCTGCTGAAACCTCGATTACGGAAGGCACTTTTGCCGCTGCCTTGGCAAGTAAAGATACGGCGCTGGCGGCAATCGATCATACCCTCGCCACTGGCGAGCCGACCTTCGGCCTGTGCCGTCCGCCGGGCCACCACGCGGCGGTGGATCAATTCGGCGGCTACTGCTTCTTTAACAATGCCGCCATCGCCGCCCAGCGTGCGCTGGACGCTGGCAAGCGCCGTGTCGCGATTCTCGATGTGGATTTTCATCACGGCAACGGCACCCAGCAGATCTTCTATCGCCGTGACGACGTGCTGTTCGCCTCGCTCCACGGCGACCCTGACGTGACCTTCCCTTACTTTTCGGGCTACAGCGACGAAACCGGCGAAGGAGTAGGTGAAGGCTTCACGATCAATTACCCGCTGCCACCGGGCACCTCCGTTGCGACGTGGATGGCCGCGTTGGATGAGGCGCTGGCGCACATCCACAGAGCAGAGTGCGAGCTGCTGGTGGTATCGCTGGGTGTGGATATTTTTGAAGGTGACCCGATCAGCGCCTTTACCTTTCAACACGCCGACTTTATTGCGCTTGGGCAACGTCTTGCCGAGGCCGGGCTACCCTGCGTGTTTTTGATGGAAGGGGGCTATGCCGTTGAGGATATCGGGGTCAACGTGGTGAACGTCTTACAAGGGTTTGAAGAGGTCATGCAGGGCGCGAAATAAGGCATTAAGGTGACAGTTGCACGAAATTCGGGCAGTCTTATGCCTTTTTGGCCTATGCTATAGGTCGTTATCTCTTTTTTAATTTGATCGTTC from Halomonas meridiana encodes the following:
- the argE gene encoding acetylornithine deacetylase; the protein is MTDATALLAQLVAFDTTSSESNLALIEFVEGYLADYGVTAERVMSPCGTKANLIARIGPDAPGGVMLSGHTDVVPVAGQPWSSDPFTLRDGGDGRLYGRGTCDMKGFIACALAMVPTWASAPLKQPIYFGFSYDEEIGCVGAPSLIKRFCEHYSTTAHVIVGEPTSMQPVVAQKGATNLRTTVIGREAHSSQVNQGTSAIHVAARLVTFIEDTMAALVEEGRVDEAFNVPHTSLHVGKIKGGTAINIMARECQFEWEIRHLPTETFEEVYGRFSDYCATLSEALSAQGKTVEIITEPLNVTVPGLADRDNQQVLRLAQDHLPNGCCQHAVAYATEAGQFQGQGLQAIILGPGSIAQAHQPDEYIETAQLDECSAFMQRLGSALETPYSG
- a CDS encoding YchJ family protein, producing the protein MTHSQPESCPCGSGLPFNGCCQPYHQGALPPTPEALMRSRYAAFALNQRDYLLATWHATTRPHQLPPDPDTQWLSLVIVEAPSAQDDQGTVHFRATFREPSGWHVLEEVSRFVKEAGRWWYVDGTPSVARLKPGRNAPCPCGSGRKLKVCCKA
- a CDS encoding tripartite tricarboxylate transporter substrate binding protein, with protein sequence MIVGSTNALKTVRRHMGVHRHTVTSLFLMGTLLLAALVGVPQATAEEAPRTNAFSTSDINLVVPFGQGGATDILFRVIAEQAQTYLGTSIITMNMPGNGATLGSQFVKQAAPNGLTLLGSHQTIDLAYIAGLSDYSHDAFAPIALLTRTVNIPATVSGHTLTTASEIAAFVEQHPGELLVGIIPNSTDHFFWLHFFEQTDISPGDIQFVRYPDTGAQVVALLGGELDVAMLNLPSAGGLFASGALVPLGVASDTRLAALPEVPTLIEQGIALVNTTDRGLFAPLNTPPERLERLAQAFEEALQQPALVESLQHTHGSHVDFMPRDAYGRYLDAQYDQLQRLADTMAFER
- a CDS encoding bifunctional diguanylate cyclase/phosphodiesterase; translated protein: MPLNTRDLAAETLLLIVSATLLLMGSAGLLVGLVLPETLLGPLLVPDASLATFLIGVSLLATLCQLAWLRQLSAAVLAVLLLYTLLHNVVDGGVATSLVSQDERMTTLAVLMLGWMTACLWVGVGSHWRRVCWRASGVGLLLFGVWVVARLWMSDAEDRPLFSSSPIAVLVFIVLLGAALLVAGWRHRAERLSPGKLTVMVGLAGVLVSSLAWLLLSMNQRSTIELQASYLLDNVQLNAEQAMSERLQLMHRMAERLGSLPDEQRTTLLQQDAQSYFRDTLSLNAIALIDAQGGLIWRQGRQQGRDGWLVGQLAKPSVQAWLAVPFDRPRLLMPDSEQRSMMLMALPVPNRAQQLLAAIDLSALLNHELSLALGPFQVGVSRGEQLLMMLHPSGFAVEGVESPVNALANRLTGLPGGVNLMLTAYPGQHHNWYLLGVMPISVAMGGLVMSWLLAFSVGVVGATIARTRELAAARHSLEENEQRYRSLFVHHPDAVFSLDQRGYFQTANTTCADVTGYPLDEVVGRHFTDFIAPHERERIKAHFTYVLQGGISRYEVTMTDREAQQRILDLISLPVTVNGHIEGVYCIAQDVTDKRRQQTRLRTLERSVEASVNGVLIADARQPDLPIIYANQAFSTMTGYAQSDVIGQNCRFLQGPESDPAMVTKLRRGIQAQRETHVTLCNYRKDGTPFWNDLYIAPVRDSEGQVTHFVGVQHDISQHKAYEARLAYHATHDDLTRLPNRMMFEETLHKQFAAAQGSGERISVLFVDLDDFKPINDTLGHAVGDQVLIEVAKRLRAGLRQEDTVARLGGDEFVLLITNTGDEQQVIEVVERLLPALAKPYCLEGHELYLTASVGIAMSQPDTPQPQTLIQQADMAMYKAKQQGRNAYAWFSHDINALASERVSLRNDLQEAIDHQGFELHYQPLMDRQGNIASVEALLRWPHPSKGYVSPARFIPLAEATGQIMPISEWVLQRACHDMLALQRSGLGALRVAVNLSPLQFHRDSFLATLRQTLADTGLPAEQLSLELTEGILMDNTASAIEILHALRGMQVSVSIDDFGTGYSSLSYLKHLPISTVKIDRSFIHELTNSSDDAAIVQGIISMAHHLGLSVVAEGVETSEQHQRLLSYHCDGFQGFGLAKPMPLAELERLLAAQRTATTPVNQ
- a CDS encoding GIY-YIG nuclease family protein, whose protein sequence is MDKSSPPQWYLYLLECQRGTYVGITNNLAKRYRAHAAGKGARYTRANPPLALLGAQPFADRAEASRAEYRLKQQSPDQKRRWAAKWPYTYEE
- a CDS encoding histone deacetylase family protein — encoded protein: MLTFFSEGSRRRQARSELHDGALVTPFECPERIDLVLAALRQAALEVRAPNDYGLAPVLAVHDAEYVAFLENCWQAWQAAGHAGEAIPNIWPARTMRGDRIPQSVSGQLGYYALAAETSITEGTFAAALASKDTALAAIDHTLATGEPTFGLCRPPGHHAAVDQFGGYCFFNNAAIAAQRALDAGKRRVAILDVDFHHGNGTQQIFYRRDDVLFASLHGDPDVTFPYFSGYSDETGEGVGEGFTINYPLPPGTSVATWMAALDEALAHIHRAECELLVVSLGVDIFEGDPISAFTFQHADFIALGQRLAEAGLPCVFLMEGGYAVEDIGVNVVNVLQGFEEVMQGAK